Proteins encoded by one window of Hafnia alvei:
- a CDS encoding YkgJ family cysteine cluster protein has product MDCRSDCGACCIAPSISSPIPGMPHGKPANTRCVQLDDDMRCKIFLSPLRPAVCGGLQAAADMCFSHRDQALSYLIQLEIATAP; this is encoded by the coding sequence ATGGACTGCCGTTCCGATTGTGGAGCTTGTTGTATTGCTCCCTCAATTTCTAGCCCGATCCCCGGTATGCCTCACGGCAAACCCGCTAATACGCGCTGTGTTCAGTTGGATGATGACATGCGCTGCAAAATCTTTTTATCACCGCTCAGGCCCGCCGTATGTGGCGGACTTCAGGCCGCTGCGGATATGTGTTTTAGTCATCGAGATCAAGCCCTGAGCTATTTAATTCAGCTTGAGATAGCCACTGCGCCTTGA